A window of the Penaeus monodon isolate SGIC_2016 chromosome 38, NSTDA_Pmon_1, whole genome shotgun sequence genome harbors these coding sequences:
- the LOC119596876 gene encoding transmembrane 9 superfamily member 1-like codes for MTTSRHLILLFLLYFTAIEATSFQDGDEVILYVNKVGPYFNPHETYHYYQLPVCRPKIIEHKSLTLGEVLDGDRMAKSDIRIKFKENMQNRKLCDLVLSEEEVQYLREAIEEHYYYEFVVDDIPVRDFIGHLEESGFVPHTHKVYLWTHQHFNIYYNENKIIYVNATKEHAPISLDDVEPPLNIQPTYSVTWIPTKIAYADRGRLIQDNSFFPRSLEIHWLSIINSMVLVFLLIGFVVIILTRVLRNDFARYNIDEEGRDDIDSDEYGWKIIHTDVFRFPQHKSLFSSILGVGCQFLAVAVGIIGMALLGMFNVHRHGSMNSAAIFLYALASVIAGYVSSSNFRMMGGTKWVSNINLTTVLFAGPFFLIWSIQNTVAWAYHSTQALPFTTIILLLLMWIFVGYPLTIFGGILGKNGRIEYNFPCRTKNIAREIPSGPWYRSSWAHCAVGGFLPFSAISVEMYYIFSTLWGREQYTLYGILGVVFIILLSVTACVSVALTYFQLAAEDYRWWWRSIFSAGSTGGFVLMYCVFYYLKRSNMSGGLQTIEFVGWSLLTCYVFFLTLGTVSFLASLTFVKYIYRNIKMD; via the exons ATGACAACATCTAGACATCTgattctcctgtttctcctctaTTTCACGGCAATTGAAGCCACGTCTTTCCAGGATGGCGACGAG GTCATACTTTACGTCAACAAAGTGGGGCCCTACTTCAACCCCCATGAAACATATCACTACTACCAACTACCCGTCTGTCGGCCCAAGATA ATTGAGCACAAGAGCCTGACCCTTGGCGAGGTCCTGGATGGAGACCGCATGGCCAAGTCTGACATAAGGATCAAGTTCAAAG aGAACATGCAAAACCGAAAGCTCTGTGACCTGGTGTTATCGGAGGAGGAGGTGCAATACCTCCGGGAGGCCATCGAAGAGCACTACTACTACGAATTTGTGGTCGACGATATCCCAGTGCGAGACTTCATTGGTCATCTCGAGGAATCAGGCTTTGTCCCCCACACCCATAAAGTGTACCTGTGGACACACCAGCATTTCAATAtttactataatgaaaataag ATCATCTATGTAAATGCAACGAAGGAGCATGCCCCTATTTCCCTGGATGATGTAGAGCCACCACTCAACATACAGCCTACATATTCTGTAACTTGGATTCCTACAAA AATTGCATATGCCGACCGAGGGCGTCTTATTCAGGACAACAGCTTCTTCCCACGCAGTCTAGAGATTCACTGGCTTTCCATCATCAACTCTATGGTGCTTGTGTTTCTCCTCATAGGCTTTGTGGTTATTATCCTG ACCCGAGTGTTACGGAATGACTTTGCACGCTACAACATTGACGAAGAGGGCCGGGATGACATAGATAGTGATGAGTATGGTTGGAAAATCATCCACACTGATGTCTTCCGGTTCCCACAGCACAAGAGCCTGTTTTCATCCATTTTAG GTGTTGGATGTCAGTTCCTGGCAGTGGCAGTGGGGATCATAGGAATGGCTCTGCTGGGCATGTTCAACGTCCACCGACATGGCTCTATGAACAGTGCGGCTATCTTCCTGTACGCCCTTGCATCAGTCATCGCAGGATACGTTTCCTCGTCCAACTTCAGAATGATGGGGGGCACCAAGTGGGTGTCCAACATCAATTTGACAACAGTGCTCTTTGCAG GTCCGTTCTTCTTGATCTGGAGCATTCAGAATACGGTTGCCTGGGCCTACCACTCCACCCAAGCCCTTCCCTTCACTACCATCATCCTCTTGCTGCTCATGTGGATCTTCG TGGGCTACCCACTCACCATTTTTGGAGGAATCCTGGGAAAGAATGGCCGCATAGAGTACAACTTCCCCTGCCGGACGAAGAACATTGCACGGGAGATACCTTCAGGTCCCTGGTACCGATCCTCCTGGGCACACTGTGCTGTTGGTGGCTTCCTGCCCTTCAG TGCCATTAGCGTGGAAATGTACTACATCTTCTCGACGCTTTGGGGCCGCGAGCAGTACACCTTGTACGGGATCCTTGGCGTGGTGTTCATCATCCTCCTGAGTGTAACTGCCTGTGTGTCCGTGGCTCTCACCTACTTCCAGCTGGCTGCTGAGGACTACAGGTGGTGGTGGAGATCCATCTTCAGTGCTGG GTCTACTGGTGGCTTCGTCCTGATGTATTGTGTGTTCTACTACCTAAAGCGCTCAAATATGTCAGGTGGCTTGCAGACCATAGAGTTTGTGGGCTGGTCGCTTCTCACCTGTTATGTGTTTTTCCTTACCCTTGGTACGGTCTCTTTTCTTGCCTCCCTCACTTTCGTCAAGTACATTTACCGTAACATCAAGATGGATTAA
- the LOC119596888 gene encoding uncharacterized protein LOC119596888 isoform X2, producing MAKGKLLLPKKLVSKIRPGSRCTQLEKLRLMLPCSPILLHSKQAKTLVTANLYLRWLDGGVKILPQAPRTTDVRNSIGCHARGKNICVHSVRCGSENSAFTGNDAPLRSTVNGAKDIQDACPSPFSPTRRTDPADLRKIRIRRIVSCGPEDRRPGNGAESRPLLLPPSRSRREAKKSSFAKVDGFFLHVSASPPRSLQSQRGPATHAPWPQFKIDLENSPLRRLLDAHEDASLCRRGGCLDLAPRPGEASAPPSPRACLLLSPWNTHRFVPQSPSQFIYQAESFLDCSAGLECSPSPPGHCKKLC from the exons ATGGCCAAAGGAAAACTTCTCTTACCGAAGAAATTAGTCTCTAAAATAAG GCCGGGTTCCCGCTGCACACAGCTCGAGAAATTGCGTCTGATGTTGCCCTGTTCACCCATCCTGTTGCATTCCAAGCAGGCCAA GACGCTTGTAACAGCCAACCTTTATCTTCGCTGGCTCGACGGAGGCGTCAAAATCCTCCCCCAGGCACCAAGGACCACAG ATGTACGCAACTCCATTGGCTGTCATGCGCGGGGAAAGAACATCTGTGTTCACAGCGTCAGGTGTGGCTCCGAGAACAGCGCTTTCACGGGAAACGACGCACCGCTCCGGTCAACAGTCAACGGCGCTAAG GACATACAGGATGCCTGCCCCTCGCCGTTCTCCCCGACGAGGAGAACAGACCCGGCAGACCTCCGTAAGATCCGCATTCGGCGAATCGTCTCCTGCGGCCCCGAGGACCGTCGGCCAGGGAACGGGGCCGAGTCGCGTCCGCTCCTGCTTCCGCCGAGCAGGTCGAGGCGGGAAGCGAAGAAGAGTTCCTTCGCCAAGGTCGACGGCTTCTTCCTGCACGTGAGCGCCTCGCCACCCCGCAGCCTGCAGTCTCAGAGGGGCCCTGCTACCCACGCCCCCTGGCCGCAGTTTAAGATCGACCTCGAGAACTCTCCGTTGCGACGTTTGCTAGACGCGCATGAGGACGCCTCCCTCTGCAGACGGGGCGGATGCCTCGACCTCGCACCGCGCCCCGGCGAAGCTAGcgcccctccctcgcctcgcGCGTGCCTCCTACTCTCGCCCTGGAACACCCATCGCTTCGTGCCGCAGAGCCCCTCGCAATTCATCTACCAGGCTGAGTCCTTCCTCGATTGCAGTGCTGGGTTGGAGTGCTCTCCTTCGCCTCCCGGGCATTGCAAGAAACTTTGCTGA
- the LOC119596888 gene encoding uncharacterized protein LOC119596888 isoform X1 — translation MAKGKLLLPKKLVSKIRPGSRCTQLEKLRLMLPCSPILLHSKQAKTLVTANLYLRWLDGGVKILPQAPRTTDVRNSIGCHARGKNICVHSVRCGSENSAFTGNDAPLRSTVNGAKVKGVSSYMCLCNLCDIQDACPSPFSPTRRTDPADLRKIRIRRIVSCGPEDRRPGNGAESRPLLLPPSRSRREAKKSSFAKVDGFFLHVSASPPRSLQSQRGPATHAPWPQFKIDLENSPLRRLLDAHEDASLCRRGGCLDLAPRPGEASAPPSPRACLLLSPWNTHRFVPQSPSQFIYQAESFLDCSAGLECSPSPPGHCKKLC, via the exons ATGGCCAAAGGAAAACTTCTCTTACCGAAGAAATTAGTCTCTAAAATAAG GCCGGGTTCCCGCTGCACACAGCTCGAGAAATTGCGTCTGATGTTGCCCTGTTCACCCATCCTGTTGCATTCCAAGCAGGCCAA GACGCTTGTAACAGCCAACCTTTATCTTCGCTGGCTCGACGGAGGCGTCAAAATCCTCCCCCAGGCACCAAGGACCACAG ATGTACGCAACTCCATTGGCTGTCATGCGCGGGGAAAGAACATCTGTGTTCACAGCGTCAGGTGTGGCTCCGAGAACAGCGCTTTCACGGGAAACGACGCACCGCTCCGGTCAACAGTCAACGGCGCTAAGGTGAAGGGTGTTTCctcttatatgtgtttatgtaattTATGT GACATACAGGATGCCTGCCCCTCGCCGTTCTCCCCGACGAGGAGAACAGACCCGGCAGACCTCCGTAAGATCCGCATTCGGCGAATCGTCTCCTGCGGCCCCGAGGACCGTCGGCCAGGGAACGGGGCCGAGTCGCGTCCGCTCCTGCTTCCGCCGAGCAGGTCGAGGCGGGAAGCGAAGAAGAGTTCCTTCGCCAAGGTCGACGGCTTCTTCCTGCACGTGAGCGCCTCGCCACCCCGCAGCCTGCAGTCTCAGAGGGGCCCTGCTACCCACGCCCCCTGGCCGCAGTTTAAGATCGACCTCGAGAACTCTCCGTTGCGACGTTTGCTAGACGCGCATGAGGACGCCTCCCTCTGCAGACGGGGCGGATGCCTCGACCTCGCACCGCGCCCCGGCGAAGCTAGcgcccctccctcgcctcgcGCGTGCCTCCTACTCTCGCCCTGGAACACCCATCGCTTCGTGCCGCAGAGCCCCTCGCAATTCATCTACCAGGCTGAGTCCTTCCTCGATTGCAGTGCTGGGTTGGAGTGCTCTCCTTCGCCTCCCGGGCATTGCAAGAAACTTTGCTGA